One window from the genome of Montipora foliosa isolate CH-2021 chromosome 5, ASM3666993v2, whole genome shotgun sequence encodes:
- the LOC138002613 gene encoding adrenocorticotropic hormone receptor-like — protein sequence MDRALVKKPMVALAAIRAPSGEAELAFSAPDIQKTSNTSLEKLIHQPCFIQSIPEDAQRTLQNVTKLFVIPLDTLLALLSFTFNSVVLAAVLRTRSIQRPSLLLLCSLSMTDVIWAIFSLVDNTVAFTHESSCPGLRGFGVKFVVALCLFLVLGNLAIISCDRLLAVSKPWWYRNHVTRLLAIKQVSFVWALSVIGGCGIGAASLYFTTVKFIVRLLTVVWYSLCILAILSCYIGIFIANARHRKAMNQYGRHMRTALASEKKIANTACLILILLCFTTLPSLIVPFVLHLMGFSSDDVSFFAQLICLFVTLNGLINPWLNYGRNEDVRSAVRNLIRHRWFSRGVGRSHTEETRHRQITLFSLRPSNKVTVVTQLDHATSVKSQNKALPDT from the coding sequence GCATTTTCAGCGCCCGACATCCAAAAGACGTCAAATACATCTCTTGAAAAGTTGATTCATCAACCATGCTTTATTCAGAGCATTCCCGAAGATGCACAACGCACCTTGCAGAACGTAACCAAGTTATTCGTCATTCCACTCGACACTTTATTGGCCTTGCTATCATTCACTTTCAACTCTGTTGTTCTGGCTGCCGTTTTACGCACCCGCTCCATCCAACGCCCGTCATTGCTGCTCTTATGCAGTCTTTCGATGACCGACGTGATCTGGGCAATTTTTTCTCTTGTCGACAACACTGTTGCTTTTACCCATGAATCTTCTTGTCCTGGCTTACGAGGGTTTGGAGTAAAATTTGTCGTCGCTTTGTGTCTCTTTTTAGTTCTCGGTAACCTGGCGATTATTAGCTGCGACCGACTTTTAGCCGTAAGCAAACCGTGGTGGTATCGAAACCACGTGACACGGTTACTTGCCATCAAGCAGGTGTCATTTGTGTGGGCATTGAGTGTCATTGGAGGATGTGGAATTGGAGCCGCCTCATTGTATTTCACAACAGTCAAGTTCATAGTTCGATTACTTACTGTTGTGTGGTATTCTTTATGTATCTTGGCCATACTTTCTTGTTACATTGGTATATTTATTGCAAATGCGCGTCACAGGAAGGCTATGAATCAGTACGGAAGACATATGCGCACCGCCTTAGCGAGCGAGAAGAAAATAGCAAACACAGCTTGTTTGATCCTTATATTGCTGTGTTTTACCACCCTTCCCTCCTTGATTGTTCCGTTCGTGTTACATCTGATGGGATTCTCAAGTGATGATGTGAGTTTCTTCGCAcaattgatttgtttatttgttactCTTAATGGTTTGATAAATCCTTGGCTGAACTATGGCCGCAATGAAGATGTGCGAAGTGCTGTGCGAAATTTAATCCGACACCGATGGTTCAGTAGAGGAGTAGGTCGCAGCCACACTGAAGAAACTAGACATCGTCAAATCACTCTTTTTTCCTTGAGGCCTTCCAACAAAGTCACTGTTGTAACACAATTGGACCATGCTACCTCTGTTAAGTCTCAGAATAAGGCACTGCCTGACACTTGA